A portion of the Streptococcus urinalis 2285-97 genome contains these proteins:
- a CDS encoding metal ABC transporter substrate-binding protein produces MKKKISIVFSLFLATILLVACSSSNASKMKNDKLQVVATNSIIADITKNIAGNKIQLHSIVPVGKDPHEYEPLPEDVEKTSSADLIFYNGVNLEDGGHAWFTKLVKNAKKTKNKDYFAVSDGIKVIYLEGQSGKGKEDPHAWLNLENGMIYAKNIEKQLSRKDPKNKAFYHKKAKAYIAKLEKLDKEAKSKFNAIPANKKLIVTSEGCFKYFSKAYGVPSAYIWEINTEEEGTPDQISSLVEKLKATKPSALFVESSVDKRPMKAVSKDSGIPIYAEIFTDSIAKKGQKGDSYYAMMKWNLDKIAEGLSK; encoded by the coding sequence ATGAAAAAGAAAATAAGTATTGTCTTTAGTTTGTTTCTAGCAACAATACTGTTAGTAGCATGTAGTAGTAGTAATGCAAGTAAGATGAAAAATGATAAGTTGCAAGTTGTTGCGACTAACTCAATCATTGCTGATATTACAAAAAATATTGCAGGAAATAAAATTCAATTGCATAGTATTGTACCAGTAGGTAAAGACCCACATGAATATGAACCATTACCAGAAGATGTTGAAAAGACAAGTTCTGCTGATTTAATTTTTTATAATGGTGTTAATTTAGAAGATGGTGGTCATGCGTGGTTTACTAAGTTAGTCAAAAATGCTAAAAAAACAAAGAACAAAGATTATTTTGCAGTCAGTGATGGTATCAAAGTAATTTACCTTGAAGGTCAGTCTGGAAAAGGAAAAGAAGACCCCCATGCATGGTTGAACCTTGAAAATGGAATGATTTATGCTAAAAATATTGAAAAACAATTAAGTCGAAAAGACCCTAAGAATAAGGCATTTTATCACAAAAAAGCTAAAGCTTATATTGCTAAACTTGAAAAACTAGATAAAGAAGCTAAATCAAAATTCAATGCTATTCCAGCTAACAAAAAGTTAATTGTAACAAGTGAAGGTTGCTTCAAATACTTCTCAAAAGCTTATGGTGTGCCATCTGCTTATATATGGGAAATTAATACTGAAGAAGAAGGAACTCCAGATCAAATTTCATCACTTGTTGAAAAATTGAAAGCAACAAAACCATCAGCTTTATTTGTAGAATCTAGTGTTGATAAAAGACCGATGAAAGCTGTTTCAAAAGATAGTGGTATTCCAATTTATGCTGAAATCTTCACAGATTCAATTGCTAAAAAAGGTCAAAAAGGGGATAGCTACTATGCTATGATGAAATGGAATTTAGACAAAATTGCTGAAGGATTATCAAAATAA
- the glmU gene encoding bifunctional UDP-N-acetylglucosamine diphosphorylase/glucosamine-1-phosphate N-acetyltransferase GlmU gives MTNYAVILAAGKGTRMKSDLPKVMHKVSGITMLEHVFRSVSAIEPKKNVTVIGHKAELVKAVLKDQSEFVLQTEQLGTGHAVMMAEKELGNLEGQTLVIAGDTPLITGESLQHLIDFHVNHKNVATILTATAEDPFGYGRIIRNQNGEVTKIVEQKDATDFEQQVKEINTGTYVFDNKRLFEALKNTTTNNAQGEYYLTDVISIFREQGEKVGAYVLKDFDESLGVNDRLALAKAESVMRNRINKSHMINGVSFQDPNTAYLDIDVSIDPDVTIEANVTLKGKTEIASGVHLTNGTYICDSTIGENSVITNSMIEDSIIGKEVTVGPFAHLRPGTQLKDTVHVGNFVEVKGSTLGEGTKAGHLTYIGNAEVGKAVNFGAGTITVNYDGKNKYKTIIGDNVFVGSNSTLIAPLTIGNSALTAAGSTISKDVPKDSIAIGRSHQINKEDYATRLPHHPSQH, from the coding sequence ATGACAAATTATGCAGTAATTTTAGCAGCTGGAAAAGGAACACGAATGAAATCCGACCTTCCTAAAGTCATGCACAAGGTTTCTGGAATCACGATGCTAGAACATGTGTTTAGGAGTGTCTCAGCCATCGAGCCGAAAAAAAATGTAACTGTCATTGGACATAAAGCAGAATTAGTCAAGGCTGTTTTAAAAGATCAGTCAGAATTTGTACTTCAGACAGAACAGCTTGGGACTGGACATGCGGTTATGATGGCTGAAAAAGAATTGGGAAATTTAGAAGGTCAAACTCTTGTCATTGCTGGAGACACACCACTGATTACAGGGGAAAGCTTGCAACACTTAATTGATTTTCATGTTAATCATAAAAATGTAGCTACTATTTTAACAGCGACAGCGGAAGATCCATTTGGCTATGGTAGAATTATTAGAAATCAAAATGGGGAAGTCACTAAGATTGTAGAACAAAAAGATGCTACTGATTTTGAACAACAAGTCAAAGAAATTAATACTGGAACCTATGTTTTTGATAATAAGCGTTTATTTGAGGCTTTAAAAAATACGACAACCAATAATGCTCAAGGTGAATATTATTTAACAGATGTTATTTCAATTTTTAGAGAGCAAGGTGAAAAGGTTGGTGCTTATGTCTTAAAAGATTTTGATGAGAGTTTAGGTGTCAATGACCGTCTAGCTTTAGCAAAAGCTGAATCTGTGATGAGAAATCGTATTAATAAATCACATATGATAAATGGCGTGAGTTTCCAAGATCCCAATACGGCTTATCTCGATATTGATGTTTCGATTGATCCTGATGTGACTATTGAAGCCAATGTCACTTTGAAAGGAAAAACAGAGATTGCTTCTGGAGTGCATTTGACAAATGGAACCTACATTTGTGACTCAACAATTGGAGAAAACTCTGTTATAACCAATTCTATGATTGAAGATTCCATTATTGGAAAAGAAGTGACAGTAGGACCATTTGCTCATCTAAGACCAGGAACTCAACTAAAAGACACTGTCCATGTAGGAAACTTTGTCGAAGTTAAAGGTTCTACTTTAGGTGAAGGAACAAAAGCTGGGCACTTAACTTATATCGGAAATGCAGAAGTTGGAAAAGCTGTTAACTTTGGAGCTGGAACAATTACTGTAAATTATGATGGGAAAAATAAATACAAAACGATTATTGGAGATAATGTTTTTGTTGGAAGTAATTCAACTTTAATTGCTCCACTAACAATTGGGAATTCTGCATTAACTGCTGCAGGATCAACTATTTCTAAAGATGTACCAAAAGATAGCATTGCTATTGGACGGAGTCATCAAATCAATAAAGAAGATTACGCAACGAGATTGCCACATCATCCATCACAACATTAA
- the macP gene encoding cell wall synthase accessory phosphoprotein MacP — translation MGKPLLTDEMIEASKHQDQYDYFEDDQETKIIPTSQLIDDDMIDDDNDREIIYKSRRIENAKRSAFQSKLNLILIALIVLIALLVYAVFNL, via the coding sequence ATGGGAAAACCATTGTTAACGGATGAAATGATTGAAGCTTCAAAACATCAGGATCAATATGATTATTTTGAAGATGATCAAGAAACCAAAATTATACCCACTAGTCAATTAATAGATGATGACATGATTGATGACGATAATGATCGAGAAATTATTTATAAGAGTCGTCGTATCGAAAATGCAAAGCGTAGTGCATTTCAATCGAAATTAAATCTTATTTTAATTGCCTTAATTGTTCTTATTGCACTGTTAGTTTATGCAGTATTTAACCTATAG
- a CDS encoding metal-dependent transcriptional regulator: MTPNKEDYLKCIHELGEHNQKISNKKIAEKMGVSAPAVSEMIKKIIQQEWIVKDRQKGYYLTEKGRQLVSNLYRKHRLLEIFLINHLHYSAEEVHQEAEVLEHTVSDIFVDRLEESLHFPRFCPHGGTIPRKNQELVEINHTTLKSITETGDYRLSRVHDEYGLLHYMETHNMTVGMTFSLTHIDSYAETYTIKYPKHELAIPAHIAEQFYVTKKH; this comes from the coding sequence ATGACGCCTAATAAAGAAGATTATCTCAAATGTATTCACGAACTTGGAGAACATAATCAAAAGATTAGCAACAAAAAAATTGCTGAAAAAATGGGAGTATCTGCTCCAGCAGTATCCGAAATGATAAAAAAAATAATCCAACAAGAGTGGATCGTAAAAGATAGACAAAAAGGATATTATCTAACTGAAAAAGGAAGACAGCTTGTTTCCAATCTTTATCGCAAACATCGTCTTCTTGAAATCTTTTTAATTAACCACCTTCATTACTCTGCTGAGGAAGTTCATCAAGAAGCTGAAGTATTAGAGCATACCGTTTCAGATATTTTTGTTGACAGATTAGAAGAAAGTCTTCATTTTCCAAGATTTTGTCCACATGGTGGTACTATTCCTAGGAAAAATCAAGAATTAGTTGAAATTAATCATACAACTCTCAAATCAATAACAGAAACTGGTGATTATCGTTTAAGTCGTGTGCACGATGAGTATGGTTTACTACATTATATGGAGACTCATAACATGACAGTTGGCATGACCTTCTCTCTTACTCATATTGACTCCTATGCTGAAACTTATACTATTAAATATCCCAAACACGAATTAGCCATTCCTGCTCATATTGCAGAACAATTTTATGTTACAAAAAAACACTAA
- a CDS encoding metal ABC transporter ATP-binding protein, with protein MIETKHLSVAYDDENVLEDISVKIDEPAIIGLIGPNGAGKSTFLKALMQLIDYSGVIHINGKQNQTLKHEVAYVEQRSQIDMNFPITVKECVALGTYAKLGLFKGPKKKEYEKVKKVLQKVGLEGFESRPIKALSGGQFQRMLVARCLIQEASLIFLDEPFVGIDSVSESIIMSLLKELKKEGKTILIVHHDLNKVEDYFDKIMLLNKTLIAYGPVETIFTKHQLEKAYGRHRLIERD; from the coding sequence ATGATAGAAACAAAACATTTATCTGTAGCTTATGATGATGAGAATGTGCTTGAAGATATTTCTGTAAAAATTGATGAGCCTGCTATTATAGGTTTAATTGGACCAAATGGAGCTGGAAAATCAACATTTTTAAAAGCACTAATGCAATTAATTGATTATAGTGGGGTTATTCATATTAATGGTAAACAAAATCAAACATTAAAACATGAAGTTGCTTATGTCGAACAACGTAGTCAAATTGATATGAATTTTCCAATCACTGTTAAAGAATGTGTAGCTCTTGGAACTTATGCCAAATTAGGATTATTTAAAGGTCCTAAGAAAAAAGAATATGAAAAAGTAAAAAAAGTTTTGCAAAAAGTTGGACTTGAAGGCTTTGAAAGTAGGCCAATTAAGGCACTTTCTGGTGGACAATTTCAAAGAATGTTGGTTGCAAGATGTTTAATTCAAGAAGCCTCACTTATTTTTCTTGATGAACCCTTTGTTGGGATAGATTCTGTTAGTGAATCAATCATCATGTCTTTGTTAAAAGAATTAAAAAAAGAAGGCAAAACAATTTTGATTGTTCATCATGATCTTAATAAAGTTGAAGATTATTTCGATAAAATTATGCTCCTAAATAAAACATTAATTGCTTATGGACCTGTAGAGACAATTTTTACAAAGCATCAATTAGAAAAAGCTTATGGTCGACACCGACTGATTGAAAGGGATTAG
- a CDS encoding Gfo/Idh/MocA family protein → MKLAIIGTGKIVHEVLPVLKKIEGIELAAIVSTKRSIEQANELAQSFQIDFATDSLDKVLDSPEVDTVYVAVPNHLHFETAKRALLAGKHVICEKPFTLEAYELDQLISIATENQLILLEAITNQYLGNFKYIKENLGKLGEIKIVECNYSQYSSRYDAFKKGEIAPAFDATKGGGALRDLNIYNIHLMVGLFGKPKTVHYLANIEKQVDTSGILVLDYDQFKAVCIGAKDCSAEVKSTIQGNKGSLAILGPTNEIPELREILNSGNETIVQENQPQHRMYEEFLVFEEIISHHDFDKASKALEHSKIVMDVLDQAVKSMSKRS, encoded by the coding sequence ATGAAATTAGCAATTATCGGGACGGGTAAAATCGTACACGAAGTTTTACCCGTTTTAAAAAAAATAGAAGGCATTGAATTAGCAGCAATTGTTTCAACAAAAAGAAGTATTGAACAAGCAAATGAGCTAGCGCAATCATTTCAAATTGATTTTGCTACGGATTCACTTGACAAAGTACTAGACAGTCCAGAGGTGGATACAGTCTATGTTGCAGTACCAAATCATCTTCATTTTGAAACAGCAAAAAGGGCACTTCTTGCTGGAAAACATGTTATTTGTGAAAAACCTTTTACACTTGAAGCTTATGAGTTAGATCAGTTAATATCGATTGCTACTGAAAACCAATTAATACTTTTAGAGGCCATTACTAATCAGTACTTGGGAAATTTTAAATATATCAAAGAAAATCTTGGTAAACTTGGTGAGATAAAGATTGTTGAATGTAATTATTCCCAATATTCATCACGTTATGATGCCTTCAAAAAAGGTGAAATTGCACCAGCATTTGATGCGACAAAAGGAGGCGGAGCCCTAAGAGATCTGAATATTTATAATATTCATCTCATGGTGGGTCTTTTTGGGAAACCTAAGACAGTTCACTATTTAGCTAATATTGAAAAACAAGTAGATACATCAGGAATTTTAGTACTAGACTATGACCAATTTAAGGCTGTTTGTATTGGTGCCAAAGATTGTAGTGCTGAAGTGAAATCAACTATTCAAGGGAATAAAGGGTCATTAGCTATTTTGGGTCCGACAAATGAGATACCAGAGCTACGAGAGATTTTAAATAGTGGCAATGAAACGATTGTTCAAGAAAATCAACCTCAACATCGAATGTATGAAGAATTCCTAGTTTTTGAAGAGATAATCTCTCACCATGATTTTGATAAGGCTTCTAAAGCTTTAGAACATAGTAAAATTGTAATGGATGTCTTAGATCAAGCTGTAAAATCCATGTCAAAAAGAAGTTAG
- a CDS encoding DUF2829 domain-containing protein: MTFEEILPALKDKRKFVRTGWNGAENFVQLFDSINVNGESLDVTPYFLINVSGEGEGYSMWSPTPCDILATDWVEVI, translated from the coding sequence ATGACTTTTGAAGAAATTTTACCTGCTTTAAAAGATAAACGTAAATTTGTCAGAACAGGTTGGAATGGCGCTGAGAACTTCGTCCAATTATTTGATAGTATTAACGTGAATGGTGAATCATTAGACGTAACGCCTTATTTCTTAATAAATGTCTCTGGTGAGGGGGAGGGGTATTCAATGTGGTCCCCAACTCCTTGTGATATACTTGCCACAGATTGGGTAGAAGTTATATGA
- a CDS encoding aminoacyltransferase translates to MTLIQLSKEDYASSLSTFKEVSFTQTTQMASLLEKRGFEITYLGYQVDNEVKVAGFLYSKAMTGGLHMEMNTGPAFKDKAFLKPFFESLKSYAKSNKALELIIKPDNNYQTFDTNGNPNDDQDDDFIEMMKKLGYHHDGLQTGYPGGEPNWHYVKDLSGLTSETLRKSYSKKGRPLANKASSFGIQIRQLKREELSLFKEITSSTSERRDYSDKSLDYYEDFYDSFEDNCEFVVASIHLKDYLSHLNQSKHEIVTELNQLNEKIAQGVNSAKVNKQKAQLEKQLSTFETRISEANDMIDKHGEEDVVMAGSLFIYTPHEAVYLFSGSYTEFNRFYAPVVLQERVMTKALEKGIPFYNFLGIQGVFDGSDGVLRFKQNFNGYVVEKPGKFRYYPSPLKYKAIQTVKRLLRRF, encoded by the coding sequence ATGACATTAATACAATTAAGTAAAGAGGATTATGCATCCTCCTTATCTACATTTAAAGAAGTATCCTTCACTCAAACGACTCAGATGGCAAGTCTTTTGGAAAAAAGAGGTTTTGAGATTACATACTTAGGCTATCAAGTTGATAATGAAGTAAAAGTTGCTGGTTTTTTATACAGTAAGGCCATGACAGGTGGTTTGCATATGGAGATGAACACAGGTCCAGCATTCAAAGACAAAGCCTTTCTTAAACCATTTTTTGAAAGTTTAAAATCCTATGCTAAATCCAATAAGGCACTCGAATTGATTATCAAACCAGATAATAATTATCAAACCTTTGATACTAATGGTAATCCCAATGATGATCAAGATGATGACTTTATTGAAATGATGAAAAAATTAGGTTATCACCACGATGGACTACAAACTGGTTATCCAGGTGGGGAGCCTAATTGGCATTATGTAAAAGATTTATCTGGATTAACATCAGAAACGTTACGTAAATCTTATAGTAAAAAAGGACGTCCTTTAGCTAATAAAGCTTCATCATTTGGAATTCAAATTCGTCAATTAAAGCGTGAAGAATTATCACTGTTTAAAGAAATCACATCTTCAACATCAGAACGAAGAGATTATTCTGATAAATCACTTGATTACTATGAAGATTTTTACGATAGTTTTGAGGATAACTGTGAATTTGTTGTAGCAAGTATTCATTTAAAAGATTATTTAAGTCATTTGAATCAAAGTAAACATGAAATTGTGACTGAATTAAACCAGCTAAATGAAAAAATTGCACAAGGTGTTAATTCAGCTAAAGTAAATAAACAAAAAGCGCAATTAGAAAAGCAATTATCAACCTTTGAGACCAGAATTTCTGAAGCAAATGATATGATAGATAAACATGGTGAAGAAGATGTTGTCATGGCTGGAAGCTTGTTTATCTACACACCTCATGAAGCAGTGTATCTTTTTAGCGGTTCTTATACGGAATTCAATAGATTTTATGCACCAGTCGTGTTGCAAGAACGTGTCATGACAAAAGCATTGGAAAAAGGTATCCCTTTTTATAATTTCTTAGGGATTCAAGGTGTTTTTGATGGTTCAGATGGGGTATTGAGATTTAAACAGAATTTTAATGGTTATGTTGTTGAAAAACCAGGTAAATTTAGATATTACCCATCACCATTAAAATATAAAGCCATTCAAACCGTTAAAAGACTATTAAGAAGATTCTAG
- a CDS encoding magnesium transporter CorA family protein — protein sequence MLEKKNTKFKWIVANASQGEDMTYLRDKLGIDSEILSYASDKNELSHLEYDRITGQLVVIYNVLDITKQDFHYQTSPMTFFVNQNQIVSIFNEKNAYIIEQLDHLFRKQEDLSLFQFLFIALFTISKNYFPTVESLNQERNRLNHLLRQRTSKKELLELSDLQTGLVYLVSASKQNTLLLNQLKSQPLMSKLTEDEKEQLEDAVIEARQLLEMTQLSSQVLGQLDDAYNNILNNELNDTMKILTLLSILLTVPDMVTGFFGINVPLPSILTKTPLGWLIVIGIAVVLWFVMAAILSFLMDYRRK from the coding sequence GTGTTAGAGAAGAAAAATACAAAATTTAAATGGATAGTTGCTAATGCTTCTCAAGGAGAAGATATGACTTATCTGAGAGATAAACTTGGGATTGATAGTGAAATTTTGTCATATGCTTCTGATAAAAATGAATTATCTCATTTAGAGTATGATCGGATAACTGGACAGTTAGTTGTCATTTATAATGTTTTAGATATTACCAAGCAAGATTTTCATTATCAGACAAGTCCTATGACTTTTTTTGTCAATCAAAATCAAATAGTAAGTATTTTTAACGAAAAAAATGCTTACATTATTGAACAATTAGATCATTTATTTCGTAAGCAAGAGGATTTAAGTTTATTTCAATTTTTATTTATCGCACTCTTTACGATTTCTAAAAATTATTTTCCAACAGTTGAATCTCTTAATCAAGAACGAAATCGTTTAAATCATTTATTACGGCAACGGACCAGTAAAAAAGAATTGCTTGAATTATCTGATTTACAAACTGGACTTGTTTATTTGGTTTCAGCTAGTAAGCAAAACACACTTTTATTAAATCAATTAAAAAGTCAGCCTTTGATGTCTAAATTGACTGAAGATGAAAAAGAGCAGCTTGAAGATGCGGTAATTGAAGCTAGACAGTTACTTGAAATGACACAGTTGTCGTCTCAAGTATTAGGTCAATTAGATGATGCTTATAATAATATTCTAAATAATGAGCTAAACGATACCATGAAAATTTTAACACTCTTATCCATTTTATTAACAGTACCTGATATGGTAACAGGTTTTTTTGGGATAAATGTTCCATTACCTAGTATTTTAACAAAAACTCCATTAGGATGGTTAATTGTCATAGGAATTGCAGTAGTTCTCTGGTTTGTTATGGCTGCGATATTGAGTTTTTTGATGGATTATCGTCGAAAATAA
- a CDS encoding DNA/RNA non-specific endonuclease produces the protein MSKGTREPWEKNPFPSGWYSYYTRDGNKRISEKEYEEHKSHVKKVSNNVEVTLKNKKGQDYTTHLFVKSHLFADSLGGRSFRNNVITGTQMQNVGTHKGGMQYIEKKVLSYVKKIRRFMFFIALHQNTQILN, from the coding sequence ATGTCAAAAGGGACAAGAGAACCTTGGGAAAAGAATCCATTTCCAAGTGGTTGGTATAGTTACTACACACGTGACGGTAATAAGCGCATTTCCGAAAAAGAATATGAAGAACACAAGAGTCATGTGAAAAAAGTTTCCAACAATGTTGAAGTTACACTCAAAAATAAAAAAGGTCAAGACTACACCACTCATTTATTTGTTAAAAGTCATTTGTTCGCTGATAGTTTAGGTGGTAGATCATTTAGAAATAATGTTATTACCGGAACACAGATGCAAAATGTTGGAACACATAAAGGTGGTATGCAATATATTGAGAAAAAAGTATTATCATATGTTAAAAAAATCCGAAGATTCATGTTTTTTATAGCGTTACACCAGAATACACAGATACTGAACTAA
- a CDS encoding NUDIX hydrolase has product MDFEEKTLHREPIFDGHIIKVAVDQVELPNGLGQARRELVFHNGAVAVLAVTPENKIILVKQYRKAIEKISYEIPAGKLEIGENGSEESAALRELEEETGYTGQLELIHEFYTALGFCNEKIKLFQAKQLKKVPNPRPQDEDEVLELLEFSYSECMELVRTGSIQDAKTIIALQYYALNKGGE; this is encoded by the coding sequence TTGGATTTTGAAGAAAAGACATTACACCGAGAACCCATTTTTGATGGTCATATTATTAAAGTAGCAGTCGATCAAGTTGAACTGCCAAATGGTCTGGGTCAAGCCAGAAGAGAACTTGTTTTTCATAACGGCGCTGTTGCAGTACTAGCTGTAACCCCTGAAAATAAAATCATATTGGTTAAACAATATCGAAAAGCAATTGAAAAAATTTCTTATGAAATTCCAGCTGGAAAGTTAGAAATTGGTGAAAATGGTTCAGAAGAGTCTGCTGCTTTAAGAGAACTTGAAGAAGAGACTGGCTACACAGGACAGTTAGAGCTCATTCATGAATTTTATACAGCTTTAGGTTTTTGTAATGAGAAAATAAAACTCTTTCAAGCAAAACAATTGAAAAAAGTACCTAACCCTAGGCCACAAGATGAGGATGAAGTCTTAGAATTGCTTGAATTCAGTTACTCTGAGTGTATGGAACTAGTTAGAACAGGTTCTATTCAAGATGCTAAAACAATCATTGCGCTACAATACTATGCTTTAAACAAAGGGGGTGAATAA
- a CDS encoding 3-oxoacyl-ACP reductase has product MTLKKALVTGVASGIGKSQAIQLAQNGFDVYGVDKNPVLDLPDAIHFLQLDLNHNLSILFEWLPEVSVLCNTAGILDEYKPLLEMPFTDFENMMSTNVYTVFKTIQYYLPKMISKQEGIIINMCSIASFLAGGGGAAYTTSKHALAGLTKQIALDYAADGIQVFGIAPGAVRTGMTASDFEPGGLAEWVADQTPIKRWIMPDEIAELTLFLASGKASALQGEIIKVDGGWSLK; this is encoded by the coding sequence ATGACTTTAAAAAAGGCTTTAGTTACTGGAGTTGCTTCTGGTATTGGAAAATCACAGGCAATACAACTTGCTCAAAATGGTTTTGATGTTTATGGTGTAGATAAAAATCCAGTATTAGATTTACCTGATGCGATTCACTTTCTTCAGTTAGATTTAAATCATAACTTATCTATCTTATTTGAATGGTTACCTGAAGTTTCAGTTTTATGCAATACTGCTGGAATATTAGATGAGTACAAACCTCTTCTGGAAATGCCATTTACAGATTTTGAAAATATGATGTCTACTAATGTTTATACTGTTTTCAAAACGATACAGTACTATCTACCAAAAATGATTTCAAAACAAGAAGGTATCATTATCAATATGTGTTCTATTGCCAGCTTTTTAGCAGGTGGAGGTGGTGCAGCCTATACAACTTCAAAGCATGCTCTTGCTGGATTGACAAAACAGATTGCACTTGATTATGCTGCCGATGGGATACAAGTTTTTGGAATAGCGCCAGGTGCTGTTAGAACGGGGATGACAGCATCTGATTTTGAACCTGGTGGATTAGCCGAATGGGTGGCTGATCAGACGCCTATAAAACGATGGATTATGCCAGATGAAATAGCAGAATTAACATTATTTTTGGCTTCGGGTAAAGCAAGTGCCTTACAAGGTGAAATTATTAAAGTAGACGGTGGTTGGAGCCTAAAATAA
- a CDS encoding 5'-methylthioadenosine/adenosylhomocysteine nucleosidase translates to MKIGIIAAMEQELVFLVEHLKNQKEVSVLGRTYYTGQLGNHEVVLVQSGVGKVMSAMSVALLANQFKVEAVINTGSAGAVAEGISIGDVVLAEKLVYHDVDLTAFGYDYGQMSMQPLFFQSDKAFINKFKNVLDKSHKTSHNGLIATGDSFIAGQDKIDLIKSYFPTVLAVEMEGAAIAQAATALNLPFIVIRAMSDTAAHDANITFDDFIIEAGRESAKMLLDFLNE, encoded by the coding sequence ATGAAAATTGGAATTATTGCAGCCATGGAACAAGAGTTGGTTTTCTTGGTTGAACATTTAAAAAATCAAAAGGAAGTTTCCGTTTTAGGCAGAACGTATTATACTGGGCAATTAGGGAATCATGAAGTTGTCTTAGTGCAATCGGGTGTAGGTAAAGTTATGTCAGCTATGTCAGTAGCTCTATTAGCAAATCAATTTAAGGTTGAAGCAGTTATCAACACTGGATCAGCTGGCGCTGTTGCCGAAGGAATCTCAATTGGAGACGTTGTTTTAGCAGAAAAACTTGTATACCATGATGTGGATTTAACAGCATTTGGTTATGACTATGGACAAATGTCAATGCAACCTCTGTTTTTTCAGTCTGATAAAGCCTTTATTAATAAGTTTAAAAATGTTCTTGATAAATCCCACAAAACAAGTCATAATGGCTTAATTGCGACCGGAGATAGTTTTATTGCAGGACAGGATAAGATTGATTTGATAAAATCCTATTTTCCAACTGTATTGGCAGTTGAGATGGAGGGGGCAGCCATCGCACAAGCTGCCACAGCTTTAAATTTACCTTTTATTGTGATTAGAGCGATGAGCGACACTGCTGCACATGATGCCAATATTACTTTTGATGACTTTATTATTGAAGCTGGTAGAGAGTCAGCAAAAATGTTACTCGATTTTTTGAATGAATAA